Proteins encoded by one window of Drosophila melanogaster chromosome X:
- the CG2278 gene encoding uncharacterized protein, isoform A yields the protein MDNWRPGATNMPIMSPSPYLLSRFTSNVPLPTLYAGDSARKPKLSVIELLLYNMASLLAGVAAGYDVRMSNVSPVHPTLLSEVPALKAAPKAAITGTEEVVEDSLPEQILELEVNVPLKQQELRESTPRKIVTQARFGGIEAPVSKSQPTSLARRIGGSQPYYTPVQRTPQHQLHHHHQQQQQQQQHHHHHPHQPQPVPSAVVTTVAPSQPPAVVSALYAGTQPPTPSPRRKLSNSSFGNANPQADVFEEFRVGGGIGPPPLYAPADYLRNGPSYSNDGGNYRNGYFGSNYFPYRPELNYSYERDCKSYPDYSYDYNHRLPDYYDYQYEAPPVVPLPVTVPCPVSQTRTPPPRVPQMGVSAAGHRRTPSTVSNNSNVLLEHEELLCYDYNNLNLNAEYERECERERELDQVPPPTKQELYAGSPKLLNRLIHSPLPMTKSKYATAAVTRPASLPFEQHALSLGYQQSGAGSVVAALPPPLAGQSKLRSSLKKYNSGNGGNGSTSSQQGTPTNPTPPDSLTSDDSSYLSAKEGSIGSQHSRVRFSPEAYLDANPLPALGRRMTAPAMQLPHQQQQQQQQQQQRRQRQASSGSTPSPSASSS from the exons ATGGATAACTGGCGTCCGGGTGCCACCAACATGCCGATTATGTCGCCATCGCCATATCTCCTCAGCCGCTTCACCAGCAACGTGCCACTGCCGACACTCTATGCCGGCGATTCGGCGCGCAAGCCGAAGCTTTCCGTGATCGAACTGTTGCTGTACAACATGGCATCCCTGCTGGCCGGAGTGGCGGCCGGATATGATGTTCGCATGTCGAACGTGTCGCCAGTGCATCCGACTTTGCTCAGCGAAGTGCCAGCTCTGAAGGCGGCACCAAAGGCAGCGATTACCGGAACGGAAGAGGTGGTGGAGGATTCACTGCCGGAACAGATCCTGGAACTGGAAGTAAATGTGCCACTGAAGCAGCAGGAGCTCAGGGAAAGCACGCCACGTAAGATAGTCACACAAGCAAG ATTTGGTGGCATTGAAGCTCCGGTCAGCAAATCGCAGCCCACATCTCTGGCCCGGCGCATCGGAGGCAGTCAGCCGTACTACACACCTGTGCAGCGGACACCACAGCATCAGTTGcaccatcaccaccagcagcaacagcaacagcagcagcaccatcatcatcatcctcacCAGCCACAGCCAGTTCCATCGGCCGTGGTGACAACAGTAGCGCCATCACAGCCGCCAGCCGTGGTGAGTGCACTGTATGCCGGAACCCAGCCACCGACGCCATCGCCACGGCGTAAGCTGAGCAACAGCAGCTTTGGCAATGCCAATCCTCAAGCGGATGTCTTCGAGGAGTTTCGTGTGGGCGGTGGCATTGGTCCACCGCCACTTTATGCGCCAGCCGATTACCTGAGAAACGGACCCAGTTACTCCAACGATGGGGGAAACTACCGAAATGGTTACTTCG GTTCCAATTACTTTCCATACCGGCCGGAGTTGAACTACAGCTACGAGCGTGACTGTAAATCGTATCCGGACTATTCCTACGACTATAACCATCGCCTGCCGGACTACTATGACTACCAGTATGAGGCGCCACCAGTGGTGCCGCTGCCCGTGACCGTTCCCTGTCCGGTGAGCCAGACCCGTACACCACCACCGCGGGTGCCACAGATGGGCGTAAGTGCGGCCGGACACCGACGCACTCCCTCAACCGTTTCGAACAATTCGAATGTACTGCTGGAGCACGAAGAGCTGCTGTGCTATGACTACAACAATCTCAATCTGAATGCGGAGTACGAGAGGGAATGCGAGCGGGAACGAGAGCTTGACCAGGTGCCGCCGCCGACAAAGCAGGAACTGTATGCAGGATCACCCAAGCTACTGAACCGCCTCATCCACAGTCCGTTGCCGATGACCAAGAGCAAATATGCCACGGCGGCGGTGACGCGACCAGCCAGTCTGCCCTTCGAGCAGCATGCGCTCTCGCTGGGCTATCAACAATCCGGAGCGGGTTCGGTGGTTGCTGCACTACCACCACCACTGGCCGGCCAGTCAAAGCTGCGCAGCTCGCTAAAGAAGTACAATAGTGGGAATGGTGGCAATGGGTCAACATCCTCGCAGCAGGGCACACCCACTAATCCCACGCCGCCGGACTCGTTGACCAGCGATGACAGCTCCTACTTGAGTGCCAAAGAGGGTTCCATTGGCTCCCAGCACAGTCGGGTGCGTTTCAGTCCGGAGGCCTATCTGGATGCCAATCCGCTGCCCGCCTTGGGACGTCGGATGACGGCACCGGCGATGCAGCTGccacaccaacagcagcagcagcaacaacaacaacagcagagaCGCCAGCGACAGGCGTCCAGTGGCAGCACTCCGTCGCCATCGGCCTCATCCTCCTAG
- the CG2278 gene encoding uncharacterized protein, isoform B, whose protein sequence is MDNWRPGATNMPIMSPSPYLLSRFTSNVPLPTLYAGDSARKPKLSVIELLLYNMASLLAGVAAGYDVRMSNVSPVHPTLLSEVPALKAAPKAAITGTEEVVEDSLPEQILELEVNVPLKQQELRESTPRKIVTQARFGGIEAPVSKSQPTSLARRIGGSQPYYTPVQRTPQHQLHHHHQQQQQQQQHHHHHPHQPQPVPSAVVTTVAPSQPPAVVSALYAGTQPPTPSPRRKLSNSSFGNANPQADVFEEFRVGGGIGPPPLYAPADYLRNGPSYSNDGGNYRNGYFGSNYFPYRPELNYSYERDCKSYPDYSYDYNHRLPDYYDYQYEAPPVVPLPVTVPCPVSQTRTPPPRVPQMGVSAAGHRRTPSTVSNNSNVLLEHEELLCYDYNNLNLNAEYERECERERELDQVPPPTKQELYAGSPKLLNRLIHSPLPMTKSKYATAAVTRPASLPFEQHALSLGYQQSGAGSVVAALPPPLAGQSKLRSSLKKYNSGNGGNGSTSSQQGTPTNPTPPDSLTSDDSSYLSAKEGSIGSQHSRVRFSPEAYLDANPLPALGRRMTAPAMQLPHQQQQQQQQQQQRRQRQASSGSTPSPSASSSXQSRLALTLQLARSPGADIGTGGGAADLALHQQRVPYRWYSGARRSRSAHYEYRL, encoded by the exons ATGGATAACTGGCGTCCGGGTGCCACCAACATGCCGATTATGTCGCCATCGCCATATCTCCTCAGCCGCTTCACCAGCAACGTGCCACTGCCGACACTCTATGCCGGCGATTCGGCGCGCAAGCCGAAGCTTTCCGTGATCGAACTGTTGCTGTACAACATGGCATCCCTGCTGGCCGGAGTGGCGGCCGGATATGATGTTCGCATGTCGAACGTGTCGCCAGTGCATCCGACTTTGCTCAGCGAAGTGCCAGCTCTGAAGGCGGCACCAAAGGCAGCGATTACCGGAACGGAAGAGGTGGTGGAGGATTCACTGCCGGAACAGATCCTGGAACTGGAAGTAAATGTGCCACTGAAGCAGCAGGAGCTCAGGGAAAGCACGCCACGTAAGATAGTCACACAAGCAAG ATTTGGTGGCATTGAAGCTCCGGTCAGCAAATCGCAGCCCACATCTCTGGCCCGGCGCATCGGAGGCAGTCAGCCGTACTACACACCTGTGCAGCGGACACCACAGCATCAGTTGcaccatcaccaccagcagcaacagcaacagcagcagcaccatcatcatcatcctcacCAGCCACAGCCAGTTCCATCGGCCGTGGTGACAACAGTAGCGCCATCACAGCCGCCAGCCGTGGTGAGTGCACTGTATGCCGGAACCCAGCCACCGACGCCATCGCCACGGCGTAAGCTGAGCAACAGCAGCTTTGGCAATGCCAATCCTCAAGCGGATGTCTTCGAGGAGTTTCGTGTGGGCGGTGGCATTGGTCCACCGCCACTTTATGCGCCAGCCGATTACCTGAGAAACGGACCCAGTTACTCCAACGATGGGGGAAACTACCGAAATGGTTACTTCG GTTCCAATTACTTTCCATACCGGCCGGAGTTGAACTACAGCTACGAGCGTGACTGTAAATCGTATCCGGACTATTCCTACGACTATAACCATCGCCTGCCGGACTACTATGACTACCAGTATGAGGCGCCACCAGTGGTGCCGCTGCCCGTGACCGTTCCCTGTCCGGTGAGCCAGACCCGTACACCACCACCGCGGGTGCCACAGATGGGCGTAAGTGCGGCCGGACACCGACGCACTCCCTCAACCGTTTCGAACAATTCGAATGTACTGCTGGAGCACGAAGAGCTGCTGTGCTATGACTACAACAATCTCAATCTGAATGCGGAGTACGAGAGGGAATGCGAGCGGGAACGAGAGCTTGACCAGGTGCCGCCGCCGACAAAGCAGGAACTGTATGCAGGATCACCCAAGCTACTGAACCGCCTCATCCACAGTCCGTTGCCGATGACCAAGAGCAAATATGCCACGGCGGCGGTGACGCGACCAGCCAGTCTGCCCTTCGAGCAGCATGCGCTCTCGCTGGGCTATCAACAATCCGGAGCGGGTTCGGTGGTTGCTGCACTACCACCACCACTGGCCGGCCAGTCAAAGCTGCGCAGCTCGCTAAAGAAGTACAATAGTGGGAATGGTGGCAATGGGTCAACATCCTCGCAGCAGGGCACACCCACTAATCCCACGCCGCCGGACTCGTTGACCAGCGATGACAGCTCCTACTTGAGTGCCAAAGAGGGTTCCATTGGCTCCCAGCACAGTCGGGTGCGTTTCAGTCCGGAGGCCTATCTGGATGCCAATCCGCTGCCCGCCTTGGGACGTCGGATGACGGCACCGGCGATGCAGCTGccacaccaacagcagcagcagcaacaacaacaacagcagagaCGCCAGCGACAGGCGTCCAGTGGCAGCACTCCGTCGCCATCGGCCTCATCCTCCTAGCAGTCGCGTCTGGCGCTAACCTTGCAGTTGGCGCGGAGTCCGGGCGCGGACATTGGGACCGGCGGAGGAGCCGCTGACTTGGCGCTGCATCAGCAGCGAGTACCATATCGCTGGTACTCGGGAGCTCGGCGATCTCGATCGGCGCACTATGAGTACCGCTTGTGA